A region of Candidatus Peregrinibacteria bacterium DNA encodes the following proteins:
- a CDS encoding ATP-dependent DNA helicase gives MTTIFQQRLEKLNPEQRKAVEAIEGPVMVIAGPGTGKTEVLSARIANILQSTDAGPHNILCLTFTDAGTIAMRKRLLEFIGPEAYKVNIYTFHAFCNDVIQENLDYFEKRELSLVSELEVVQFLEKLIDKFQPDHPLYHVSSYYEVGRLKDLFQTMKAENWTTSDVIAASDEYLKNLPNDPEFQYKRANSSKGVKVGDPNDRLISPEIEKIEKLKAGAKEFDNYQKFLNDKERYDYQDMIAWIVKAFKEDENMLATYQERFLYILVDEYQDTNGAQNEIINLLTNFWDSPNIFIVGDDDQSIYRFQGANLRNIMSFYHTHPTSEKVMITQNYRSSQNILNSAMSLIEGNNERLINEIPGLEKNLTASNAELAGSETKTRVFEYYNTAHEEAGIVEIIEKLHKSNIDLNEVAIIYSQHRQAYNIIKLLEQKKIPLNVKESTNILDLPFAKTIINILTYIAGEFENPYSMESVLFHILHYDFFKISVRDIAMLSAKLRQLESEHRAQKKSANLMQLPTLEPKLRELITDEATIRDLISIDSQEKLLKLGEGLNKWIRNIPHMTLQELIETIFSEGGILEYVMNAEDKVWHMRILTTFFDFIKEESRKNPNTSLKDLLQMLKKMEEHGISLPLAKMTFAKNGVNFITAHSSKGLEFKYVFIIGCQKKIWDSSRANRGSFSFPNTLTLSNTGDDTEEARRLFYVAMTRAKKHLVISYSARDMNDKDIEMSQFVAEVIENSKKHALDIHIEPCALSDESMMSYYSFLMSSQQVKNNDIIEEQYITDLLKDYKLSPTHLNKYLECPIAFYFENVLRVPRPLNEYMAFGNSIHYALEHFFKNTKKHGSFDNLDRLIQYFTYYMDLNRSSFTEIQFEKRSAYGAKVLEEYFNHYKSSWTPNVRVEYNVWQAQIDGVPITGKIDKIEFENTEANIVDYKTGQYSNSIQNLKAPSEAEPLGGNYWRQIVFYKILTDSDKKESWNMTSGEMDFVERDSKSGEFKKVKMEVSHEDVEIVKAQIKDTYTKIMNHQFSQGCGKEDCQWCNFVKQEYRVGASN, from the coding sequence ATGACAACAATCTTCCAACAACGTCTCGAAAAATTAAATCCTGAGCAGCGCAAAGCTGTGGAGGCTATTGAAGGTCCGGTTATGGTTATTGCGGGGCCCGGGACGGGTAAAACTGAGGTTTTGTCGGCGAGGATTGCGAATATCTTGCAATCAACAGATGCAGGGCCACATAACATATTATGTCTCACCTTTACTGATGCCGGCACTATTGCTATGAGAAAGCGCCTGCTTGAGTTTATAGGGCCGGAGGCCTACAAAGTTAACATCTATACATTCCATGCGTTCTGCAACGACGTAATTCAAGAAAATCTGGATTATTTTGAAAAAAGAGAATTATCTCTGGTGTCTGAGCTGGAAGTTGTACAATTTTTAGAAAAATTAATAGATAAATTCCAACCTGATCATCCTCTTTATCATGTATCGAGTTATTATGAAGTAGGGAGATTGAAGGATCTTTTTCAAACCATGAAAGCGGAAAATTGGACAACTTCTGACGTCATCGCTGCCTCTGATGAATATTTAAAAAACCTCCCGAACGATCCGGAATTTCAATACAAAAGAGCGAATTCTTCAAAAGGAGTCAAAGTCGGAGATCCGAATGACCGCCTAATATCGCCTGAAATAGAAAAAATCGAAAAACTCAAAGCCGGCGCAAAAGAATTTGATAATTATCAGAAATTTTTAAATGACAAAGAAAGATACGATTATCAAGATATGATCGCTTGGATCGTAAAAGCATTCAAAGAAGATGAAAACATGCTCGCAACATACCAAGAGAGGTTTTTATATATTTTGGTTGATGAATATCAAGATACAAATGGAGCCCAAAATGAAATTATAAATCTACTTACTAACTTCTGGGACAGTCCAAATATATTTATAGTTGGTGACGATGATCAGTCTATTTATCGTTTTCAGGGAGCCAATCTTCGTAATATTATGAGTTTTTATCATACTCATCCAACTAGCGAAAAAGTGATGATTACACAAAACTATCGTTCATCTCAAAACATCCTGAATTCGGCAATGTCCTTGATAGAAGGAAATAATGAAAGACTTATAAATGAGATCCCGGGACTTGAAAAAAACTTAACAGCTTCAAATGCAGAGCTTGCAGGTTCAGAAACAAAAACTAGGGTTTTTGAATATTACAATACAGCGCATGAAGAGGCGGGAATCGTTGAAATTATAGAAAAACTTCATAAATCAAATATTGATTTAAATGAAGTTGCAATAATCTACAGTCAGCATAGGCAAGCCTATAATATAATTAAGTTACTCGAACAAAAGAAAATACCACTAAACGTAAAAGAATCCACGAATATCTTAGATCTTCCTTTCGCCAAAACGATAATAAACATACTGACATATATCGCTGGAGAATTTGAGAATCCATATTCTATGGAAAGCGTACTTTTTCATATTTTACATTATGATTTTTTCAAGATTTCTGTGAGGGACATAGCTATGTTATCAGCAAAACTTAGGCAGCTTGAGAGCGAGCACAGGGCTCAAAAAAAATCAGCAAATTTGATGCAATTACCAACCCTTGAGCCGAAACTTCGTGAACTTATCACAGATGAAGCGACTATAAGAGATTTGATCTCAATTGATTCTCAAGAGAAATTATTGAAACTCGGGGAAGGTTTGAACAAATGGATAAGAAATATACCTCACATGACTCTACAAGAATTAATAGAGACTATTTTTTCAGAAGGTGGGATTCTCGAATATGTTATGAACGCCGAAGACAAAGTTTGGCATATGAGAATACTCACGACATTCTTTGATTTTATCAAAGAAGAATCACGTAAAAATCCAAACACAAGTTTAAAAGACTTATTACAGATGCTAAAAAAGATGGAAGAACATGGTATCTCCTTACCACTTGCCAAAATGACTTTCGCAAAAAATGGAGTGAACTTTATAACCGCTCATTCATCCAAAGGACTTGAATTCAAATACGTATTTATAATAGGTTGTCAGAAAAAAATATGGGACTCCTCCAGAGCAAACCGAGGCTCTTTCTCTTTTCCAAACACTTTAACGTTATCCAACACCGGAGATGACACAGAGGAGGCGCGAAGACTTTTTTACGTAGCAATGACGCGTGCCAAAAAGCATTTAGTGATCAGTTATTCTGCAAGGGATATGAATGATAAAGATATCGAGATGAGTCAATTTGTCGCAGAAGTTATCGAAAATAGTAAAAAACATGCTCTAGATATACATATTGAGCCCTGCGCTCTCTCAGATGAAAGTATGATGAGTTATTACTCATTTCTTATGAGCAGTCAGCAGGTCAAAAACAACGACATAATAGAAGAACAATACATAACCGACCTTCTCAAAGATTATAAACTTTCACCAACTCATTTGAACAAATATCTAGAGTGCCCTATAGCATTTTATTTTGAAAATGTACTCAGAGTACCGCGCCCACTAAATGAATATATGGCTTTTGGTAATTCTATTCACTATGCGCTTGAACACTTCTTCAAAAACACAAAAAAGCATGGCAGTTTTGATAATTTGGATAGATTGATACAGTATTTCACTTATTATATGGATTTAAATCGCTCATCTTTCACTGAAATTCAATTTGAAAAACGATCTGCATATGGAGCAAAGGTACTTGAAGAATATTTCAACCACTACAAATCATCATGGACTCCAAATGTAAGAGTTGAGTACAATGTATGGCAGGCTCAGATTGATGGCGTACCGATTACCGGAAAGATAGATAAGATCGAATTCGAAAATACGGAGGCGAATATTGTAGATTACAAAACCGGACAATATTCGAACTCAATACAAAATCTCAAAGCTCCATCAGAGGCGGAACCTCTAGGTGGGAATTATTGGCGCCAGATCGTATTTTACAAAATTCTCACAGATTCAGACAAAAAAGAATCATGGAATATGACATCAGGTGAAATGGATTTCGTAGAAAGAGATTCAAAATCAGGCGAATTCAAAAAAGTAAAAATGGAAGTAAGCCACGAAGATGTCGAAATCGTCAAAGCCCAAATAAAAGACACATACACAAAGATAATGAATCATCAATTCTCGCAAGGCTGCGGCAAAGAAGACTGCCAATGGTGCAACTTCGTAAAACAAGAATATAGAGTAGGGGCTTCGAATTAA
- a CDS encoding S1 RNA-binding domain-containing protein, with the protein MAATKQAPHAMDELLKDFSPFKVVPGELIEGAVISIQKNCILVDLNGTLTGSISGKESKDAFDTAKGLKPGDTVIAAVLEEENEEGFVVLSFRKASQEKTWKKFIDAYSKDEAIKVKPTEANKGGLLLDLDGIKGFIPVSQLSPLHYPRVNGADANQILTKLKELMGVELEVKILNLDKENGKLILSEKAAFQGDRSDTLDKLAIGQKIKGRISGIVAFGIFVTFGQVEGLVHVSEIEWGHCKDTRNYGKVGEEVEVMVIGIENGKISLSMKRLTSNPWENIEKDFPLGQKVTAVVNKVTPFGVFVALNDQINGLIHISELYEDAGDSRDPITVFKAGEKIEAWVIAVDQNEHRIALSVREETAKKAISGEVEALAVVKVEEEAAA; encoded by the coding sequence ATGGCTGCAACAAAACAAGCTCCCCATGCAATGGATGAGCTACTCAAAGATTTCTCACCTTTTAAGGTGGTACCTGGAGAACTTATCGAAGGTGCCGTTATTTCTATACAGAAAAACTGTATATTAGTTGATCTTAATGGGACTTTAACAGGAAGTATTTCCGGTAAAGAATCAAAAGATGCATTTGATACTGCAAAAGGTTTAAAACCTGGTGATACTGTTATCGCTGCAGTACTTGAAGAAGAAAATGAAGAAGGTTTCGTAGTTCTTTCTTTCCGTAAAGCAAGTCAGGAGAAAACATGGAAGAAATTCATCGATGCGTATTCAAAAGATGAAGCGATCAAAGTTAAACCAACTGAGGCTAACAAAGGTGGTCTACTACTTGATCTTGATGGAATTAAAGGATTTATACCGGTATCTCAACTATCCCCTCTTCATTACCCACGTGTAAATGGAGCTGATGCGAACCAAATCCTTACTAAACTGAAAGAACTTATGGGTGTTGAATTGGAAGTTAAGATCCTTAACCTTGATAAAGAAAATGGTAAATTGATTTTATCTGAAAAAGCCGCATTCCAAGGAGATAGAAGCGATACACTTGATAAACTTGCAATTGGTCAAAAGATCAAAGGTAGAATATCCGGTATAGTTGCATTCGGTATATTCGTTACATTCGGTCAGGTAGAAGGGCTAGTCCATGTATCTGAAATCGAATGGGGTCACTGTAAAGACACTCGTAACTATGGAAAAGTTGGAGAAGAAGTTGAGGTTATGGTTATCGGTATCGAAAACGGTAAGATTTCTCTCTCTATGAAGAGACTTACTTCAAATCCATGGGAGAATATCGAAAAAGACTTCCCACTTGGACAAAAAGTTACAGCAGTTGTAAACAAAGTTACTCCATTTGGAGTATTTGTAGCTCTAAACGATCAAATTAACGGACTTATACATATATCTGAATTATATGAAGATGCCGGAGATTCAAGAGATCCTATAACTGTATTCAAGGCAGGTGAAAAAATCGAAGCATGGGTAATCGCTGTAGATCAAAACGAACATAGAATTGCACTTTCAGTTCGTGAAGAAACTGCAAAAAAAGCTATAAGTGGAGAAGTCGAAGCACTAGCTGTAGTTAAAGTTGAAGAAGAAGCTGCTGCTTAA
- a CDS encoding ATP-dependent Clp protease ATP-binding subunit — MTSEGRFEKFTKEAKQALMVAQETAKQMTSSYVGTEHLLIGVLSQQSSLGASILNEFGVSLGNVELVLKSVGRVTSTQMKPGQQGGLSGFAKKVIEDAVKCAHEHEHSFVGTEHLLFAVVSQENTAATVILENMKVSTNDIKGKIAETFDNLKSPAGAMTGDMNKTAGGGKRSSAGNPADMQKNGMNPLEFFLSGLHGVLQANNNEPQEAYEKAANKPADTQQKGTATPALDYFTTDMTKECREGKLGPVIGRSSEIERMVSILQRKTKNNPVLIGEPGVGKTAVAEGLAYAIVNEEVPTSMLDKKILSLSMASVVAGTKYRGEFEERIKQIIDEATTLDNVILFIDELHTVVGAGSAEGSLDAANILKPALSRSKIQMIGATTLNDYSKHIEPDTALERRFQPIVVGEPNAEDSLEILRGLRESFEDHHNLLITDDALESAVTLSHRYINDRFLPDKAIDLVDEAAALKVIKSPQQSNSIKGLQKDLKKINKDKEIAVSNQEYEAAAQLRSQELKLMEEINEAKRVKIPRSQRESIDADDVAKVIERMTGIPVSKLLQEDAKKLKNLEEKLGSVIIGQEEAIHGVAQAIRRSRTGIGNHKRPIGAFMFMGPTGVGKTELVKQLAKQVYDNEHALIKIDMSEFMERHNTSRLTGTTAGYVGYEEGGQLTEKIRKQPYSIVLFDEVEKAHPDVFNILLQIMEDGELTDGKGRKVDFKNTIIIMTSNIGSEELTNKAAKIGFSLSKDELNEAEEAYEEKKAQVLEKMKEHFKPEFINRLDGVLVFRPLTHDQIKQIVKLHIAQIEERLSEKNIHFNVSDKALEHLANVSYDPEYGARPVRRKLQEIIEDQFSDLWIDGKIKEGDTINIGLTKEKITLSTAKATVAAKK, encoded by the coding sequence ATGACATCCGAAGGACGTTTCGAAAAGTTTACCAAAGAGGCTAAGCAGGCTTTGATGGTCGCGCAAGAGACAGCTAAGCAAATGACATCTTCATATGTAGGTACGGAACACCTACTTATTGGTGTGCTCAGTCAGCAATCATCGCTTGGAGCATCTATTCTAAATGAATTTGGTGTTTCACTTGGTAATGTAGAACTTGTTCTTAAGTCAGTTGGACGTGTCACAAGTACTCAAATGAAACCTGGACAGCAAGGGGGGCTTTCCGGTTTTGCTAAAAAAGTTATTGAGGATGCAGTAAAATGTGCTCATGAACATGAGCATTCATTCGTTGGGACTGAACACCTGCTTTTTGCAGTCGTTAGCCAAGAAAATACAGCTGCTACAGTTATATTGGAAAATATGAAGGTTTCAACTAATGATATAAAAGGTAAGATCGCTGAAACTTTTGATAATTTAAAATCTCCTGCCGGAGCAATGACCGGTGATATGAATAAAACTGCCGGTGGTGGTAAACGAAGCTCTGCCGGTAATCCTGCTGATATGCAGAAAAATGGCATGAATCCTTTGGAATTCTTCTTGAGTGGACTTCATGGGGTATTGCAGGCGAATAACAACGAGCCGCAAGAAGCTTACGAAAAGGCTGCGAATAAACCTGCTGATACTCAGCAAAAAGGAACTGCCACTCCTGCCCTTGATTACTTCACAACGGATATGACAAAAGAATGTCGTGAAGGAAAGCTTGGGCCGGTTATTGGGCGAAGCTCTGAAATAGAGAGAATGGTAAGTATATTACAACGTAAAACAAAGAATAACCCGGTACTTATAGGTGAGCCCGGAGTTGGTAAAACAGCTGTTGCTGAAGGACTAGCTTACGCGATTGTCAATGAAGAAGTGCCAACTTCTATGTTAGACAAAAAAATTCTTTCATTATCTATGGCCTCAGTCGTAGCAGGTACAAAATATCGTGGGGAATTCGAAGAACGAATTAAACAAATTATTGATGAAGCGACTACGCTTGATAATGTAATTCTATTTATAGATGAGCTACATACTGTAGTTGGAGCGGGATCAGCGGAAGGAAGTTTGGATGCCGCAAATATATTGAAGCCGGCACTTTCTCGTTCAAAAATTCAAATGATTGGAGCGACAACGCTTAATGATTACTCAAAACATATTGAACCGGATACCGCTCTTGAACGTAGATTCCAGCCAATTGTAGTTGGAGAACCAAATGCCGAAGATTCACTTGAGATTCTTAGAGGTCTTCGTGAGAGTTTTGAAGATCATCATAACTTGCTTATAACTGATGACGCTCTTGAAAGCGCAGTTACTCTTTCTCATAGATATATCAATGATAGATTTTTGCCTGATAAAGCAATCGATCTTGTCGATGAAGCTGCGGCTCTTAAAGTTATCAAGAGTCCTCAACAATCAAATTCTATAAAAGGATTGCAAAAAGATCTTAAGAAAATCAATAAAGATAAAGAAATCGCTGTTTCAAACCAAGAATATGAAGCCGCAGCGCAGCTTCGTTCGCAGGAACTTAAGCTTATGGAAGAAATCAATGAAGCGAAACGAGTTAAAATCCCACGTAGCCAACGTGAGAGTATAGATGCTGACGATGTTGCAAAAGTTATTGAAAGAATGACCGGTATACCGGTCTCAAAATTATTGCAAGAAGATGCGAAAAAGCTAAAGAATCTCGAAGAGAAACTTGGTAGCGTTATAATAGGTCAAGAAGAGGCTATTCACGGTGTTGCTCAAGCGATACGTCGCTCTCGTACAGGTATTGGTAATCACAAAAGACCAATTGGTGCGTTTATGTTCATGGGGCCAACCGGAGTTGGTAAGACGGAGCTTGTAAAACAACTTGCTAAGCAAGTTTATGACAATGAGCATGCTCTCATAAAGATAGATATGTCTGAATTTATGGAACGTCATAATACTTCACGTCTTACCGGTACTACAGCCGGTTATGTTGGATATGAGGAAGGAGGTCAGCTTACTGAAAAAATTCGTAAACAACCCTACTCTATCGTCTTATTTGATGAAGTAGAAAAAGCTCATCCTGATGTTTTCAATATTCTTCTTCAAATCATGGAAGATGGTGAACTTACAGATGGTAAAGGACGTAAAGTGGATTTCAAAAATACAATTATAATCATGACTTCAAATATTGGATCTGAAGAATTGACTAACAAAGCTGCAAAAATCGGATTCTCACTCAGTAAAGATGAGTTAAATGAAGCTGAAGAAGCTTATGAGGAGAAAAAAGCTCAAGTACTTGAGAAGATGAAGGAACATTTCAAACCTGAATTTATCAATCGTTTGGATGGAGTTCTTGTATTTAGACCGCTTACTCACGATCAGATCAAACAAATAGTGAAATTACACATAGCTCAGATCGAAGAGCGTTTGTCTGAAAAAAATATTCATTTCAATGTAAGTGATAAAGCTTTAGAACACTTGGCGAACGTAAGTTATGATCCTGAGTACGGCGCACGTCCCGTCCGCCGCAAACTCCAAGAAATTATCGAAGACCAATTCTCTGACCTTTGGATAGATGGCAAAATCAAAGAAGGCGACACGATAAATATTGGATTAACAAAGGAAAAAATCACACTAAGCACCGCCAAAGCTACAGTAGCTGCAAAAAAGTAA
- a CDS encoding S-layer homology domain-containing protein, which translates to MYRPSSFTRKISALVISALILSSLFVNSAFALYGNMSSSYVDITDITGEYSSYLPGETIDVEIKTVNTPAITAAAPSQGWAVQYYTYDATSPASYIQSYVTNSQYNATFDGAYWHATFPAPTVQGSYITEALVYCAVEGSYCWNLLGNAAASRTVQSTMSFRYQVGADNNSNEKPNLKIENIVFGGNNELTVAQQNTSNVDVNPSTLGSTYIWIDDMITPVWTYRWDTLEPSRRNFLYANNGSSIQPQDLYGTHIVKACIDALNIVDESNEADNCLTRTLINGNAAPVPAPSNTCNAPYVMYKGTCTDPVPACQNPPAHFMPSSCIDKIENGRYIERYNFQCESGYVRNGDSCVSKYGYGDVSNESFGPDLKVVSVQVLDYDANLDENLSSYSSNLGVSNRSLKVVVVNAGDEDAYSPYDVVGLWVDFLNGDDEWGWHQMSTKNVNGRHLFLEKGHTRTFSFNIPAQIMNGNKRVNYIYPGKNSIKVTVDRSYNNQFLSQYPDYAGYIAETDETNNSMTIAFDGDSEAVVYNSSNTGSTRVSAANNSNVTVPPAGFEKDVQVATVTQENPFSDTNINTLAGKAAAALYRYAIIGGFPDGGFKGSRPVNRAEAAKFLLLSRYEEVPDNVNNGYFTDVLNSQWYTKYVITAAGLGIISGYGDGSFGPASTVNTAEFLKMLTLTFELQTGLSHRFTDVDANAWYAQYAGIASKYNLFPDRGNKLNPSKLLTRDEVAIAIYQYLNNRD; encoded by the coding sequence ATGTATAGACCAAGTAGTTTTACAAGAAAAATAAGTGCACTGGTAATTTCAGCGCTTATTCTGTCCTCACTTTTCGTGAATAGTGCTTTTGCACTTTATGGAAATATGTCTTCATCATATGTAGATATAACTGACATCACCGGAGAATATTCATCTTATTTGCCCGGTGAGACTATTGATGTGGAAATTAAAACAGTCAACACACCGGCCATCACCGCCGCCGCACCATCGCAAGGGTGGGCGGTTCAATATTACACTTATGATGCAACGTCCCCTGCTTCATATATTCAATCGTACGTTACGAATAGTCAATATAATGCAACGTTCGATGGTGCGTATTGGCATGCGACCTTCCCAGCTCCAACGGTGCAAGGAAGTTATATAACTGAAGCTTTGGTATATTGTGCAGTCGAAGGTAGTTATTGTTGGAATCTTCTTGGCAATGCCGCCGCCTCTAGAACTGTACAGTCAACGATGTCGTTTCGTTATCAGGTTGGTGCAGATAATAATTCTAACGAAAAGCCTAATCTTAAAATTGAAAATATTGTTTTTGGTGGGAATAATGAGCTAACAGTAGCACAGCAAAATACTTCAAATGTTGATGTGAATCCTTCAACACTTGGGTCTACATATATTTGGATAGATGATATGATAACACCTGTTTGGACTTATAGATGGGATACACTTGAACCATCCAGAAGAAATTTTCTTTATGCAAATAATGGTTCTTCTATTCAGCCACAAGATTTATATGGAACTCATATTGTGAAAGCCTGTATAGATGCACTAAATATTGTAGATGAATCTAACGAGGCTGATAATTGTTTAACAAGAACATTAATTAATGGTAATGCGGCCCCAGTCCCTGCTCCTTCAAATACTTGTAATGCACCATATGTTATGTACAAAGGTACGTGTACAGACCCCGTGCCAGCTTGTCAAAACCCACCTGCTCATTTTATGCCATCTAGCTGTATCGATAAGATAGAAAATGGTAGGTATATCGAAAGATATAATTTTCAATGTGAAAGTGGCTATGTAAGGAATGGTGATTCTTGTGTATCAAAATACGGTTATGGAGATGTAAGTAATGAATCTTTTGGCCCAGACTTAAAAGTTGTTAGTGTTCAAGTGCTTGATTATGATGCTAATCTTGATGAAAATTTAAGTAGCTATTCTTCTAATCTTGGGGTATCTAATAGATCTCTAAAAGTAGTTGTTGTGAATGCTGGAGATGAAGATGCCTATTCTCCATACGATGTTGTTGGCCTTTGGGTTGATTTCCTAAATGGGGATGATGAGTGGGGATGGCATCAAATGTCAACAAAGAATGTAAATGGAAGACATCTTTTTTTAGAAAAAGGGCATACTCGCACTTTTAGCTTCAATATTCCTGCTCAGATAATGAATGGCAATAAAAGGGTGAACTATATCTATCCTGGAAAGAACAGTATTAAAGTAACTGTTGACCGTTCTTATAATAATCAATTTCTTTCTCAGTATCCAGATTACGCTGGATATATAGCTGAAACTGATGAAACTAACAATTCTATGACGATTGCGTTTGATGGTGATTCGGAGGCTGTTGTTTATAATAGCTCAAATACTGGTAGTACTAGGGTGAGTGCTGCAAACAATAGTAATGTTACTGTGCCGCCTGCCGGCTTTGAAAAAGATGTGCAAGTTGCGACTGTGACGCAAGAAAATCCATTTTCTGACACAAATATAAATACACTCGCCGGTAAGGCGGCCGCAGCTCTATATAGATATGCGATTATCGGAGGATTCCCTGATGGAGGATTCAAAGGTTCTCGTCCTGTAAACCGTGCGGAAGCCGCTAAATTCTTACTTTTGAGTCGTTATGAAGAAGTCCCTGACAATGTAAACAATGGATATTTCACCGATGTACTAAATAGTCAGTGGTATACAAAATATGTAATTACTGCAGCAGGCCTTGGTATCATAAGTGGTTACGGGGACGGATCATTTGGACCGGCAAGCACTGTGAACACGGCTGAATTTTTAAAGATGCTTACACTTACCTTTGAACTGCAAACCGGCCTTTCACATCGATTTACTGATGTTGATGCGAATGCATGGTACGCGCAATATGCAGGTATAGCTTCAAAATATAATTTATTCCCTGATAGAGGTAATAAATTAAATCCTTCTAAACTACTTACACGTGATGAAGTGGCTATCGCTATCTATCAATATTTGAATAACCGGGACTAA
- the ruvB gene encoding Holliday junction branch migration DNA helicase RuvB — translation MIEDNPQAEVQSASLDERVVEGSFGNSDKVENKLRPQTLDEYIGQDDIKANLDIALRAAKKRGEPLDHLLLYGPPGLGKTTLACIIANEMGTHLKITSGPALEKQGDIVAILTNLHDGDMLFIDEIHRTKPIIEEVLYSAMEDYAVDIIIGKGPSARSMRINLPKFTLIGATTKVSMLSNPLHDRFGNIFKLNFYNEIEISDIVARSARILDTSVDQESAAKIASASRRTPRIANRLLRRIRDYAEINDMTSIDIKCANTTLNMLGIDHLGLDQNDRMILETIAHKFRGGPVGLNTLSAATSEEEDTIEDCYEPFLLQLGFLERTPKGRKITDLAIEYLGI, via the coding sequence ATGATTGAGGATAATCCACAGGCGGAAGTACAATCGGCGAGCTTAGATGAGCGAGTCGTTGAAGGGTCTTTTGGTAATTCCGATAAAGTGGAAAATAAACTTCGTCCTCAAACTTTGGATGAATATATTGGGCAGGATGATATTAAAGCAAACCTTGATATAGCGCTGAGAGCTGCGAAAAAACGTGGCGAACCTTTGGACCATCTACTCCTTTATGGGCCTCCGGGGCTTGGTAAGACTACGCTTGCTTGTATTATAGCAAATGAAATGGGGACTCATCTGAAAATCACCTCCGGTCCCGCTCTAGAGAAGCAAGGTGACATAGTTGCTATCCTCACGAATCTGCATGATGGTGATATGCTTTTTATAGATGAAATTCACAGAACCAAACCGATTATCGAAGAAGTTCTCTATAGTGCTATGGAAGATTATGCGGTTGATATTATCATAGGTAAAGGTCCATCGGCTCGTTCTATGCGTATAAATCTTCCTAAATTCACACTTATAGGTGCAACTACGAAAGTGAGTATGCTTTCAAACCCGCTTCACGATAGATTTGGAAATATTTTTAAATTGAATTTTTATAATGAAATAGAAATATCTGATATAGTTGCGCGCTCCGCGCGCATCCTCGACACCTCTGTAGACCAAGAGTCAGCTGCAAAAATAGCATCCGCATCCAGAAGAACTCCGCGTATTGCAAATAGATTACTTCGTAGAATCCGTGATTATGCTGAAATCAATGATATGACTTCTATCGATATCAAGTGTGCGAATACTACTCTCAATATGCTTGGTATAGATCATCTCGGGCTTGATCAAAATGATCGTATGATACTTGAAACTATAGCTCATAAATTCAGAGGTGGTCCTGTCGGACTAAATACGCTATCTGCCGCTACTTCAGAGGAAGAGGACACTATTGAAGATTGTTATGAACCATTTTTATTACAACTCGGGTTCCTGGAAAGGACTCCAAAAGGTCGTAAGATCACAGATCTTGCAATTGAATACTTAGGCATATAA
- a CDS encoding type II CAAX endopeptidase family protein produces MPTRQIENNSKWEIKDVIKVLLGFAIINIFLLILTLIHKKTHVLDFLTTSNQAVNGILIYVLSAATFLLPLWFFTIRNQEITTGQAAGLNDFNIKRISVLQAIKTILIGYGVLIIFGAVLIIIKQYVGDLPGLSPQESMIPVFGEGRVAIITISIIAVGIAPMIEEIFFRGFLLNTLMSKCPFFIASTITSAIFAFVHFQFESMLAIFILSMIINYLYKINGNSTTATIIFHMANNLVAIILLTNLDKITFLQ; encoded by the coding sequence ATGCCAACAAGACAAATAGAAAATAATTCAAAGTGGGAAATAAAAGACGTTATTAAGGTTCTTTTAGGTTTTGCCATTATCAATATCTTCCTACTTATATTAACTCTAATACATAAGAAAACACATGTATTAGATTTCCTTACAACATCAAATCAAGCGGTAAACGGAATTCTTATTTATGTCCTCAGCGCAGCAACTTTCCTCCTACCGCTTTGGTTTTTCACGATAAGAAATCAAGAAATAACAACCGGACAAGCCGCCGGATTAAATGATTTCAACATAAAAAGAATAAGCGTTCTACAGGCTATCAAGACAATATTAATCGGATATGGGGTTTTGATTATATTCGGAGCTGTACTTATCATAATAAAACAATACGTCGGAGATCTGCCTGGCTTAAGCCCGCAAGAATCCATGATACCGGTTTTTGGAGAAGGAAGGGTGGCAATAATAACCATCTCAATAATCGCAGTGGGCATCGCTCCAATGATAGAAGAAATCTTTTTCAGAGGATTTCTCTTAAATACACTTATGAGTAAATGTCCATTTTTCATCGCATCGACAATAACATCAGCGATATTTGCATTTGTACATTTCCAATTCGAAAGCATGCTCGCAATTTTTATACTTTCTATGATCATCAATTATCTTTACAAGATAAATGGTAATTCAACTACAGCTACAATCATATTTCATATGGCAAATAACTTAGTCGCCATAATACTCCTTACAAATCTCGATAAAATTACATTCTTACAGTAA